Within Dysgonomonas sp. HDW5A, the genomic segment GGAGCATCATGTAAAAGTCGGCTTAATACCTTTACTTCTATCGTTCCATTCGAAAAATCTAAATTATTGATTCGTACAAATGTGCACTCATCAAACTCTTTTATGGTCGAATCTTTAATGACTCTGACCACTTTTTCATCGTCCAATGTCTCTAATGACATAAATGAGTTTATTGCTTTCAGGTTCTTCTCTTTCAGGTCTATTGTTTGTGAATGTAACCCTGAAGCTAAGAGTACAAAACAGCATAAAATTAAAAAAACGCTTCTTTTCATTATGTTGATTTTTTCTGTGTTTTAAGTTTGCATAACTATTTATTGCTTTGCCAAGTGAAACAATGATAAGTAGTTATGTCCTTAAAATGTATCATTAAATATTTCCTTTTACTTAATTATCTAGTTTTATCCCTATTTCTTTTTAGAGTAACAAAGTGACAAATACCCACACAATTTACTAAGAATAAGCAAGCATCTGTAAGAATACCTGCTTATTTATTTTAAGAAATAAAGATTCTTTATTTCACATATTTGAATGTGCTATTCCATCCATTATAGAGAATACCTTGTGCAACATATAATTGTCCCATATATTCTAATGCTCGTGAAGACTCGATTTTTCCTGTATCATAAGATTCCCATCCGAATTTTTCAACTATTGATGAAATTTTATCTTTTGCTTGTTCGTCATTTCCTGCAAGAAAAACTGTCCCTTTTTCGCTTAATACAGGTCTGTACATCAGGTGTGCACCTACCGTATTCATTGCTTTGATAACATGAGTTGAAGGAAGTAATTTCTGTATTTTTTCAGCAAGAGACTCTTCAGGAGTTGTGATTAACTTAATCACTCCGTTGCCAGGAGCTTCTGCCGACAATGCGTTGGTTATATCCCAAAGTATTTTCCCTTCGAATTTCTGAACTCCTATTTCTTGAATTACATCTACTAGAGCTGATCCGGGTACAGGTAACACGATAACATCACCGAATTCTACAGCCTCAGTATAACTTGTAATACTTACATTACTGTGTGCCTTTTTTAGTTTAGTAATATTCTCACTATCTTTTTCTAAACTACGTGAGCCTACTTTTACATCGTAACCTTCGCTGATTAATCCATTTACTAATGCCTGTGCAACATTTCCTGTTCCAATTACTGCTATTTTCATAATGTCATTATTTTAAATGATGAATGTTTATTATTCTATTAATTATTTCAAAATTAGTCTGATTAGATAGTTTCTACAAGTGGGTTTGTTACGCACTTGTAAGGTTAGTAATAATGATTATCAAAGTATTAATGATTGCTCTTTTAACCAGATTTAACTATTTGGGAATAATAATCTTTTTTGAAGTTTCATTCTTTTGGAGAGTAATGTATTTTTGTAGAAAAATACTTTAAAACGATGAAAGAATTAGATTTAAAATATCCAACCTGTCCTATCCGAAATGTGCTTAGTCGATTTAGTGATAAATGGTCATTATTAGTTTTGTGCATATTATTTCCTAATAAAACAATGCGTTATGGTGAGATAAAAAATGCTATTCCTGATATTTCACAGAAGATGTTAACTAATACATTGAAAAATCTGGAAGAATACAACCTGATAAAAAGAGTCGCTTATGCCGAGATTCCTCCACGTGTAGAATATTCGGTTACAGAGGTGGGTAAAAGTTTTATCCCTGCAGTAGAGATAATGATTAATTGGGCACAGGAGAATTTTGAAGAAGTAAGCAAATAAAAGATAATGCTAGAGATAATTCTCTAAAATAAAAACGACTGCTTATCCTAAAAAGATAAGCAGTCGTTTTTTTCTAATTTGTGATCCGACCAGGATTCGAACCTGGGACCCTCAGCTTAGAAGGCTGATGCTCTATCCAGCTGAGCTACCGGACCTCACCTTTTGGCTTAGCGAGTGCAAAGATAGATATTTTTCTTAAAAAAGAAAATATTATAAGGAAAAGTTTTATAAAGTTTATAAATAAAGGCTTTTCTTCATATTTATATCGATTTATAAGCGAATGCCGCTTTAATAATCTTTTGACGTTTATTTTGAAGTTATTGATTTTTATAAAAAAAGTAAGATTGTCATCCCGACAACCTTACTCTATTATTAACCTTAAATCTAATACTATGAAAAACACATATTATTAACATTTACCTATGTGAAAAAGTTCAATGAATAAATTTTATCTATAAATATTTGTTTGTTTTTTATGAAAGTACTGATCTGTCAAAAAAAGAATTGGTTGTCATCCCGACAACCAATCTCCATTAACCTTAAATCTAATACTATGAAAAACACATATTATAAACAATTGACTCTATGATAAAGTTTTATGAATTGTTCCTATGCATGTATAAATGCATTTGATAACTAAATCTACGAGTCGAAAAGTATCTTAAAAATTATCCTCTTTCCTGAGTGTTTCCATCAGGATTTATTCTATTTACTGCAGCTTTGACTTCTTTGTTGCTAATGGGCTGCGGAGTTTGATTACTTTTATCTCTGCGGGCTTCTTCGTAGCCTTTAAAATCTATAGAAGATTTTATTATATCATTTTGTTTCATAACTTGATAGATTTATGTTTATATACAGATAACATATTATGTATGTATTATGTTTTAATGACACTGTATAATTTATAAGCTATCAGCTTTGTCTATATGTAAATAAGGGTTTTAGAACATACTCAAACCCTTATTTTTGTATTCGAATTAGTTGGTATCAAGGTTAATATCGCAATGTGAGTGCCAGCCCCTTGAACTTTTCAAGCCCTCCATCAGATATAAATACAGTATCACCTCCAAAAGTTGAGTTTATTTCTATTATTTCGTCAATAATATCATCAATAACACCTTCTTGTGAAGCCTTATCTACATCTACTAGAGTGATTTTATCATCTATCACTTTAGCCGGCTGATAATAACCGTTCTGAACGAATAAGGTTTTACCCCTTCCTTGTTCTATGGCATTCCATATATCATTTATATCTACTAAAAATTTACCGCTATTCAAAGCCTCTTTAAGTTCAACTAACCGTTCTTCGTTGTTCTTGTGAGCATACTCTTCTACAATGTACCAATTTGCATCAATAATATGTTGTGGCGATTTATCAAAACTATCGTTATGAGTTCCAATAATAATATCGTTATGTTCCGAAACTAACTTAAAGTATGCAGTGTTTTTTTCGTCAGCCGATATAACTATCGGTAATGGATTTTCTCTCCATATTGCCCATAATGCCTTATCAACTCTACTGAAAAACTCTTTCTGATAATTTCCTACTCTGGTAGCATTAGATCCGGCAGTTGCATTGGTTGTGAATAAACTATAGTTTATTATCGGAAAAGGCCTTCCCAACTCTTCTATAACCCTGCCGTTTGCAGCTTCTATTAATCTGGCACGGTCTTGTCCCAGCACTAAAGTATAGTAAGCTTGCTGAGTATGTAAAGCTCTTACCAGATCTCTTGTGGCAAAAGATGTATCGACAATAACTCTATTGTTTACAGCGATAGGCAAACGTGTATATTTAGCAATATCTTCGTTAACAAACAGAGCTAAACTTTCGGTGTTGAACCGATGGTCAATCTGGTTAACCAATTTATCGAGCTTGTCAATAATTACTTTTGCAGATCGCTTGTCGAGTTCTTCAGAAATTCTATCTTCAGCCTCTTTTTGTAAATTTTTTAATAGTATAGCATCCTTTTCATTGTCAGGATGCGTATTGTGAGTATTTAAAATTATACTTACCGAAAGTTTGCCGTTTAGATCTTTGATCTCTTTTAAAATATTATTCATAATGATTCTTGTTTTATAGTTTTGTTTGTAATCTTGTTTCTGGTTGTTGTTATTGTATAAGTATTTTAGTTAAACATTTTTAGCGTAAATAAGTTTTAGCAAACGAAAATTCATTTATAATATTCTTCTATAATCAAAGAGCTGATGATAAAAAGATGCTCTTCGCATCGAATGCAATGACATAAATAGCTATAAGTAAGTAATACCAATCTAAAATCTCATCATATTTAGGTATTGTGTACCTTCAGTCTGTTAATTCCCGATATCATTCTTTTGTTATGTCTGTTTGCTCGTTCATTATTACTGATAGGCAGTTTTTACAATCAGTTTATGACTAAACGGAAGGTTGACAAAGGGATGAACGATAAGATCAAGAATTTATCCTCTTCAAATATCGAAGACTTAAAAGCTGCATTACCTGAGAAAGACAATTCGCTATATATAAAATATCTTCGTGATTTATTGACAATCTCTCTAAGTGAAGCATACTCGGATTACCTGATTTCGAGTTTCGAGAATGAAGCCGAAAAGATACTTCACTTTCGAAACTATTGGCTAAGATGGGACCTGAATACATACTTTCGGAAGAACAGAGTTCAGGCTCTAAAGGTAAAAAGGTAGGTATTGCCTACGAACTAGAGAACGGAGAGATAATTTTTGTTCCCGAATAAAGGGGAATACTTACTTTTCGTTTTTACTTGCACATGCAGTGTTAATCAACTCCAGATGGTCGGTAGACCATTCGATAAGATTTTTAATTAAAGGCAAGAGGCTTTTGCCCATGTCGGTCAACTGATACTCCACTCGGGGAGGTATTTCAAGAAATGCCTCCCGGGAGATCAGACCGCACTCTTCAAGCGTCCGTAAAGTTGAAGCAAGCATTTTCTGAGAAATATCTTCAATATCTCTCCCCAGATCGTTGAAACGCATAGGCTTTTCTTCTTCGCCTAAGGTTTGTAAAACAAGTATTGACCATTTATCTCCAAAGCGATCCATCACTGTTCTTAGAGGACAACCTTCTATGACTATTCTTTTTTTCATTTTTCTTTCATTCTAACCCATACATACTCAGCTTTACTAACCTTTTGGTTAGCGGCTTACGGTGCTGTAAGTCGTTGTTTTACAATATCTAAGTTACTACATTTGATACTCCAAAAGTATGGATTTTAAATTAAGGAATAAATGAAAAGGTTTATAATTATTTTTTTATTGACAATAAACTGTTGCCTAATACAGGGAGTTTATAGTCAGAATACAAACAAGAGTTTAAACAATAAACCACTTAAAACAAAAGATATGGAAGCTTTAAATAAGTCTACGGAAGAAACCAGAATAATAGTTGAGGACTTTTATAACAAAACAGCCCTTGGAGATGTAAAGGGAATTGTGGGATTAATGTCGGACGATGTAGAATGGGAGATTCCCGGAAATGAAGATCTCGCATCTTGGGTAGGATTCAAAAAAGGAAAGTCCGGTGTTAATGAATTTTATACTTTACTAAATGAGAATACTAAAAATTTAATATTCAGAGTTGATAAGTTATTTGTAGATGGAGAGCAGGCTGTTGCAATAGGATATGTATCGACTATAATGTTGAAAACGAATAAGGTATTTAATAGCTATTTTATGGCACATTTCACAGTTTCGGATAAACAGATAACTAAATATTTTTTTGCTGAGGATAGTTTTCGATTAACCAAAGCATTGGCTAATGACGAAAAAGAGCATAATTCAGAGGTTATAGAAAATGTAGATATAGTCAAAAAGTATTTCAGAGAAGTGAGTGCCCGAAATATGGATGAAGTAAATACACTTTTCTCTCCATATATAGAAGTTTATTTTCCACAATCGGGAGTTTTAAAAGGAATAGATAATTTGCTTCAATTGAATAAGAGTTTAGCAGAATCTATAGATAAAATAGAATACGACTTTAATAATTTTGTTTATACAATTTCTGATAACAGAGTTATTGTGGAAGGTATAGAGAGTGGAACATTTACCAATAATGAAACTTTTACGGATAAACGATTTTGCAGTGTATTTGAAATCAAAAATGGCTTGATTTATCGAATGTATGTATACTCAAATCTGGATACATAAAAGTTCTTGTAATTTTTAATTTCATATACAATAGTTATTTATCACTATTGCTCATCTTGTTGAATATGAATTCATTTGTATGAATAAATCATACTATAAATGAATACAATGCAGTCAGGTTCAGAGATATTAATTAGGTCACTTCTCTATCACCATGTAAATACTATTTTCGGGTATCCCGGTAGTTGTGTGATGTCTATATTAGATTGTCTGTATGATTACAAAGGTCACTTAGATCATATTCTGGTTAGGCATGAGCAGGGAGCCATTCATGCGGCACAAGGTTATGCACAAGCTTCAAAAAGGGTAGGGGTTGCTATGGTTACTTCGGGTCCGGCAGCCACAAATATCGTAACAGGATTGGCTGATGCTATGGCTGATAGTACTCCTCTGGTCGTAATTACAGGGCAGGTATATTCTCATCTCTTAGGTTCGGATGCTTTTCAAGAAGTGGATGTTATTGGTATTACAAATTCTACAACTAAATGGGTGTGTCAGATTCGTTCGGCTAACGAAATAGCTTCGGCTGTGGCACATGCTTTTTATATTGCATCTTCGGGACGTTCGGGTCCTGTTGTTTTGGATATAACTAAAGATGCTCAGGTAGATAAGGCGGTTTATTCTGATCAGAAAGTCAATTATATTCGGAGTTATAGCCCGAATCTGTATATAGAACCTTGGGTAAATGTAGACGCTTTGTTTTCATCTCAAAAAGACAAAAACAAGGTTGATCATATTATAGATATATTGCAAAATATAGAAGAAGACTTGATTCTGGTTTTAGATATTGAGCATCAAGTAGAAGTAGTATCTAGTCAGCAAAAAGTAATCAAATCAACGAATTTTAAAACTAAAGGCTTCGGACTTCCTGCTGCAATCGGGGCAAAATATGCTTCTCCAAATCAAACCGTATGTTTGGTAGTTGGGGTTGAGGAATTTCAGGCAACTATACAAGAGTTAGGAATAATCATACAAGCAAGTATTGATATAAAGATTTTCTTAGTGAATAATTGTGAGCAAACTCCATTTGAGGTGTTGCATCCCGACTTTTTACAAATAGCTCATGCTTATAATATTGAGGCAAAGACAGTTTTTGATTCAGGAAATTTATTGGAAGAGATTCACAAGGTCGTAAACACAAAAGAAACTTATCTTTTGGAAATAAAGTAAAGACATTGTTAATCTAACAGACCTGCATGTTTTGCATAATTGATGGCTTCGATTGAATTATCTACTTTCATCTTACGAAGGATATTCTGACGATGAATATTCGCTGTATTCACGCTGATGGATAATTTATAGGCAATCTCCTTGCTTAATAATCCTTGATGAATTAATTGTAAAACTTCTTTTTCTCGCGGACTTAATTTAACAGGTATTTCATCAGATGAACTTAAGTCGATACGTTCGCCGTTTTTCAGATTAATGAAAAAGTTTTTTAAATCAGATCTATTACTCTGATCTGGTAAAATAGTTATCGATCCGAGCATCAACCATAGATTACCTGCTTTATCAGTTTCCAAAGCTTGACGTTCCCATAATACACGAATATATTGTCCTTGAATATTTTGTACCCGAAGTTCTAAAATATGTTTGTAATTGATCTGTTCTTCTTTGGGCTGCGTTAGAATAAATTTTCCAACTTTAAGCTGTATCTTCTTATATTGAATGAAATCGTCAGGATGAATTTTAGAATCTAATAAACTATCATTCAGTAAGTTTTTCGAATCTTCTTTAGTCGGTGTATATCCAAAGAAACTTTTGAAATTATCGGAGGTAAACAGATATTCGAATTTGTGCAGGTCAACGATAAAGAAACAGCAATTGTTAAGTAACGACAAGCGGTTTAAATCGGCTTTGTGCTGTTCGGCAATAGAGTAATCTAAATCCTTTTCATTTAGCTTATGTTCTGCATATATTTCTTTGAGTATGTCTTTTACCTCTTGATTCATAAAGTATGCTGTGTTTTAGTCGGCAGGGCTTATCATTGCTTCATTCACCTTATTATTTATTCGCCTTAGCAACGATGGCTTTTTGCACATATATACAAAGAGTCTCATTACCGGTGGGAAATAAAAGAGGTGAGCCATTTTCTTTCTCTTTCTAATTATATCTATAACACCTTTATTCGAGGTCTCGAAATCTTTCTTTTCAATAATAGAAGAGGCTGCGTTTTGTCCGCTTTTGACAGCAAAATAAATACCTTCACCGGTCATAGAATCTGCGAATCCACCCGCATCACCGATTAATAAAATGTTTTTACGGAAACTATATTCAATCTTATCGAACATGGGAATATATGCCCCTTTGGTTTTACTTTCGTCCATAAGGTTATACTCTTCGAGCGATTGGTGAAAGCGTTCTGTGGTGGTTAGTGCATCGCCATAGCCAACTGCATATCCGTTGAGATTTGGAAAAAGATAAAAATATCCGTCTTTAAATTTCTTATCAAAATAGACTCTCATATCTCTTATCGACATATCCGATACATTCTTTTCGAGGCAAAGCGTACCTTTCTTGAAGTTCGGCTGCAGGTATTTCCTTACAAGACTGTTTGTTCCGTCAGCACCTATGAGGTTGTCACAAGTAAAAATTCTTCCTGATAAGAGGGTTAGGAATATCTTATTGTCCTTTTCCTCGATTTTAGAAAGAGTGTCGGTAATAACTTGTCCGCCGATCGCTTTATATTGTTCTAAAAGTATATGGTCAAAATCTTTTCGAGCTACAGTGCGTAATTCTGTGTTTAATGAAAAGCTGCATACGTATTTACTATTAGAATACATGTCTATCTTATTGACACTGCAATAGTCATATTTTATACCTGTAAATATTTTATCAATCAATATATGAGCTTTGGGTGTTAAGCCTCCACCACAAAGTTTTTCGCGTGGAAATTCTTTCCTGTCTATAATCAGACAATCCTCA encodes:
- a CDS encoding nuclear transport factor 2 family protein, which encodes MEALNKSTEETRIIVEDFYNKTALGDVKGIVGLMSDDVEWEIPGNEDLASWVGFKKGKSGVNEFYTLLNENTKNLIFRVDKLFVDGEQAVAIGYVSTIMLKTNKVFNSYFMAHFTVSDKQITKYFFAEDSFRLTKALANDEKEHNSEVIENVDIVKKYFREVSARNMDEVNTLFSPYIEVYFPQSGVLKGIDNLLQLNKSLAESIDKIEYDFNNFVYTISDNRVIVEGIESGTFTNNETFTDKRFCSVFEIKNGLIYRMYVYSNLDT
- a CDS encoding thiamine pyrophosphate-binding protein, whose protein sequence is MNTMQSGSEILIRSLLYHHVNTIFGYPGSCVMSILDCLYDYKGHLDHILVRHEQGAIHAAQGYAQASKRVGVAMVTSGPAATNIVTGLADAMADSTPLVVITGQVYSHLLGSDAFQEVDVIGITNSTTKWVCQIRSANEIASAVAHAFYIASSGRSGPVVLDITKDAQVDKAVYSDQKVNYIRSYSPNLYIEPWVNVDALFSSQKDKNKVDHIIDILQNIEEDLILVLDIEHQVEVVSSQQKVIKSTNFKTKGFGLPAAIGAKYASPNQTVCLVVGVEEFQATIQELGIIIQASIDIKIFLVNNCEQTPFEVLHPDFLQIAHAYNIEAKTVFDSGNLLEEIHKVVNTKETYLLEIK
- a CDS encoding helix-turn-helix domain-containing protein — translated: MKELDLKYPTCPIRNVLSRFSDKWSLLVLCILFPNKTMRYGEIKNAIPDISQKMLTNTLKNLEEYNLIKRVAYAEIPPRVEYSVTEVGKSFIPAVEIMINWAQENFEEVSK
- a CDS encoding NADPH-dependent F420 reductase, encoding MKIAVIGTGNVAQALVNGLISEGYDVKVGSRSLEKDSENITKLKKAHSNVSITSYTEAVEFGDVIVLPVPGSALVDVIQEIGVQKFEGKILWDITNALSAEAPGNGVIKLITTPEESLAEKIQKLLPSTHVIKAMNTVGAHLMYRPVLSEKGTVFLAGNDEQAKDKISSIVEKFGWESYDTGKIESSRALEYMGQLYVAQGILYNGWNSTFKYVK
- a CDS encoding FAD-dependent monooxygenase produces the protein MEKTHIKTIIIGGGPAGVTCGYQLVKHHEDCLIIDRKEFPREKLCGGGLTPKAHILIDKIFTGIKYDYCSVNKIDMYSNSKYVCSFSLNTELRTVARKDFDHILLEQYKAIGGQVITDTLSKIEEKDNKIFLTLLSGRIFTCDNLIGADGTNSLVRKYLQPNFKKGTLCLEKNVSDMSIRDMRVYFDKKFKDGYFYLFPNLNGYAVGYGDALTTTERFHQSLEEYNLMDESKTKGAYIPMFDKIEYSFRKNILLIGDAGGFADSMTGEGIYFAVKSGQNAASSIIEKKDFETSNKGVIDIIRKRKKMAHLFYFPPVMRLFVYMCKKPSLLRRINNKVNEAMISPAD
- a CDS encoding response regulator transcription factor, giving the protein MNQEVKDILKEIYAEHKLNEKDLDYSIAEQHKADLNRLSLLNNCCFFIVDLHKFEYLFTSDNFKSFFGYTPTKEDSKNLLNDSLLDSKIHPDDFIQYKKIQLKVGKFILTQPKEEQINYKHILELRVQNIQGQYIRVLWERQALETDKAGNLWLMLGSITILPDQSNRSDLKNFFINLKNGERIDLSSSDEIPVKLSPREKEVLQLIHQGLLSKEIAYKLSISVNTANIHRQNILRKMKVDNSIEAINYAKHAGLLD
- a CDS encoding helix-turn-helix domain-containing protein — its product is MKKRIVIEGCPLRTVMDRFGDKWSILVLQTLGEEEKPMRFNDLGRDIEDISQKMLASTLRTLEECGLISREAFLEIPPRVEYQLTDMGKSLLPLIKNLIEWSTDHLELINTACASKNEK